The Methanohalophilus portucalensis DNA window AATTGATCTTAATATATTTTTATTGTACACAATTTAGATTTAGGTTAGTTACTTAAAAAAGTATCTCCGGTGCACAGTTGGGCCGTTTCCTTGTTCATATCGGGATTTTTGGTTTGTTCATTAAATCTGGTTTACGATAAAGCTAATTGGCCGAAACATTAAAGTATAAGGGTGTGTATTTGAGTGGTTGCGCGATGACAAATCGTGTTCCAATGGGCCCGTAGCTTAGCTTGGTGGAGCGCACGGCTGATAACCGTGAGGTCCTGCGTTCGAATCGCAGCGGGCCCACCATCATATCTGTTTTTGTACATTTTTTTCTTCTACTTAATCTAATGTAGTGTCCGTACTTCCATAACTTTATATATTGAATTGATAATATAAATATTAAGTACATATATGAATATTATATACTCTGATGAACATCCCCTTCAAATTATATTATCGGTGTTTCTATGGAAGAAGATGAACTATTTTCAATGAATGAAAATCAAAGAGAAATTGCAAAGCTGCTAAGGAGGCTACACCTTTCAAAACCGATTGCAAGGACACTTGCTTGTCTTTCATGTGGCGAAGAAGTGTCTTCTCGGAAAATAGAATCAATGTCGCAGCTAAGGCAACCGGAAGTGAGCATCGCTATGAATTTCCTCTTGAAGAAAAAAGGCTGGGTTAAGTTTGAGGAAATAAAACGCAATGAAGGAAAGGGAAGGCCTATCAAAGTCTATAAACTTGCAGTACCCATGGATTCCATTATTGAAAGTATAGAACATGAAATTCTTTCAGAGAACCAGATTCTACTGGAAAATATAAATCGCCTCAAACAATTCTCATGATTGGCATTTCTTTGTTCATCTGATTCCTTTATTAGTTCTCCTCTTTTAAATCAGATTAAATATTTATCTCAGCCGTTTACCCGATTGGGAAGTTTCACAATATTATTGTCTGTTTCCGGCAATAATTATGCCCTTTCGGGCTAATTTTATATATGGCTTTCTTAACACACATTTTAATGAATGATACGGAAAAACCTTCAGGCATTTTTATTTGCCACTGTGGAGGCAATATTTCAGACAATATTGATATTAAGCAGCTTAAGAAATCTTTTCCGGATAGTAAAGTATTCGATTACGAGTATCTGTGCTCCAATCGGGGTCAACAGTACCTTAAGAACGAGATTGAACATAGCAGTCTTGAAAGGGTAGTTGTGGGAGCCTGTACTCCAGCCAAGCATGAAAACCTTTTCAAAAAATGTGCATCCGAATGTGGAATAAATCAGGATTTTCTCAAAGTTGTCAATTTAAGGGAACAATGTTCCTGGGTGCATACCGATTCCGACAGGGCAACCCATAAAGCTTTTTCGATGCTTAATTCGGGTATGCTTCGCCTTTTCCGGGCACAACCTATTGAGCAGGAAAGTTTACCTGTAAACCCGGATGCCCTTGTAATCGGTGGTGGAATCTCCGGTATTAATGCCGCCCTGAATCTTGCTAATAGTGGAGTGCATACTTATCTTGTAGAAAAAGAAACGACAATAGGTGGTAATGTCGCAAAGATTGGTAAAATCTTTTCGCCGGAGAAACTGGTCGAGGAATGTGCCATGTGTTCTCTCAGTCCTCTTATGAATGAGATCGCATCTCATCCCAACATAGAATTGTTAACTCATTGTGAGATCAGGAATATAGATTCGACTACCGGTAACTTTCAGGTAAGCATCATTCAGAATCCCCGGTATATAACCGATAAATGTGTATGTTGTGGAAAATGCGCTGAAGTATGCCCTGTAGTTACAGAAAATAAATTCAACTGTGGGTCAAAGGACAAAAAAGCCATATCAATAAAATTCGCCCAGGCAGTGCCCCAGATATATTCCATCAATCCTGAACATTGCATAGAACTTAAGGGTGGCAATTGTGGCAGGTGCAGAGAAGTTTGCAATGTAGGCGCTATTGATTTCTCCCAAAAGGACAAACATATCGAATTACAGGTGGGAGCCATTATTGCTGCGACCGGTTTTGATGAATATAATCCTTCCTCCAAACCCCAATTCGGTTACGGTCGCTTTCCCAATGTCACAACCCAGATGGAACTTGCCCGCATACTTGGTGTTAATGGCCCCACTCACGGTAAATTAATGCGCCCCTCTGATTCAAAAAAACCGGAAAACGTTGTTATGATCCAGTGTGTGGGTTCCAGGGATGAAAAATCATCGGGAAATCGCTACTGTTCCCGTTACTGCTGTATGGCAGCTCTTAAACATGCCAGCCTTATAAAGAAAAAATATCCGGATGTGAATGTCACCATCTGTTACATTGATATGCGTGCCTTTGGCCTGTATGAACATTACTACCGTGCCGTACAGGAAATGGGTGTACAATTCGTGCGTGGCAGGCCTGCTGAGATCGCAGAACGAGACGCTGGCAACCTTGTGGTGAAGGTGGAGGATACCCTTAACCAGCAACTTATGGAATTGCCGGCGGATATGGTGGTACTCTCTGCTGCCATGGAACCTTCAGAGGGTACACAGCAGATTGCAAAGATGATGGATACCAATCTAAGTGAAGACGGTTTCATCAAGGAGCGACACTCCAAGCTCAGGCCGGTAGATACGTCAAAGGAAGGTATATTTGTCTGTGGCAGTGCCCAGTCTCCCAAGGACATAACAGATTCAATAGCCCAGTCAGGACTTGCTGCCTCTCGTACTCATGCTTTCCTGGCGGCAGGCGAGATCTCTCTGGATTCGCATATTGCAGTTGTAGATTCCGGTGTGTGTACTTTATGCAGCAAGTGTGGAATTTGTCCTTTCGGGGCTATTTCCATTGAGGATGAGGTGAAAATTGATCCGCTTGTGTGTAATGGATGTGGCTATTGTACCTCCCTTTGCGATGAAGGTGCTATTCATGTCAGGGGCTATAGCAGGGAAGAACTGCTGGCCGAGATAGAAGGTCTGGCCGAAGCAGGGGATACGATTGTCTTTGCCAGCCGCAACATCGCATATTCAACCATTGATAATATAGGAACTAGTGCGCAGGATTATCCCTCTTCTACAAAGATAATAAAGGTGCCCACAACTACCATTGTGACAGCGGAGATGCTTGATATAGCATTCAATAGAGGCATCTGCCATGTCGTTTTTGTGGAAGAACCACCGGATAACCAGATTGGTGAAATAATCTATCCACTGGCTGAGGCACGGTTTTCTGAATTCAAGGTGGAATATGGGGATCGATTGCATCTCAAGAAGGCTTATATTCCTCATGCAAAGGGGCTCAGTGACATGTTCTCTTCCCTGAAAGAGGTGGAAGAATGAATGAAAATTATGATACTCCAAAATGTGAATCCCTTGTAGAAACTGTTAAGAAAAGCCTTCGGACCTCGGATTCTATCGGTATTGAACGCTGTATGCAATGTGGTGCCTGTACCTCTTCGTGTCCTGCGGCACGATACAGTGATTACAATCCCCGCAATGTAATGAAAAGGGTCAAAGAGAATGATTGGAGTGTAATTGAAGATAAGACGATATGGAATTGCTTCTATTGCTATACATGTAACCTGCGTTGCCCGCGCAACAATAGTCCTTCCCAGGTTGCCCAGGTATTGCGCCAGATGGCAATTAACAAAGGCATTGGTATTGAGAGGTTAAGTGTGCTTTTCGAATATCCCGAATCTTTTGCCAAACTGGGTATCAGCCAGATGCCTGCACCCTATATTGGACAAATGGAAGAGGATCTGGGTGAACAATGGCAGTATCTCAGGGACAATCTGGAGGATATCCGGGAAGAACTCGGTCTGGGGCCCCTGGCCATAGAGAACGAAAGGGGGGAGATCAAAGCACTGCTTAAGGGAATCGGTTTTGAGGATCGCTTTGCCAGGCTCAAGGAGATGGCTGCAGAAGGAGGTGAGGATGAATGAAGGAACTTGCGGATGTACCTGTAAAGGGATTGTTGTTGTTTAAATCCTGTATGGTGAGTGCGGAGTATCCAGGGATTGAGAGTTCCACCAAATACGTATTTGACAGGCTTGGAGTGGATTACCTCGTCAGCGGGGAGCAGTCCTGCTGTACCGGTCTGGGACATTATTTTGACCTGTTTGACCAGATGACCACCACGGCGATTGCCGCCCGCAATTTCGCTGTGGCCAAAAAGGAAGGGTATACCAATATCACAACCATGTGTGCTACATGTTATGCCATCAATAAGAAAGCCTGCTCCCTTCTTAATAATAACAGGCAGGTCATCAATCTTGTTAATGATAATGCAGAGGCTGCAGAGCTTGCTGACCTGAAATATGAAGCGGACAGTTTCGATGAGGTTGGAAACTTCAATCATGTGGTGGAAGTATTGGCAAAAATGGCCGATAGGATCGCAGAACAATCGATAATCGATTTTTCCAATGTGAAAATAGCTACCCATCATGCCTGTCATTACTACAAGATAGATTATGAAGACGTTGCCGGCAATCCGGAACATCCGGAGCTTATCGACCATATTGCAAAAGCCTGCGGTGGTGATGTGGTGGAGTGGTATGAGGACCGGACACTGACATGTGGTGCAGGTTTTTCCCAGCGCTATGTAAACCGTGAAATGTCCCTGAAAGCCACCCATGCCAAGCTGGAAAGCCTGAAAAGGGCAGGTGTGCAACTTGTACTCCATATGTGCCCCAACTGTCAGGTACAGTATGACCGTTATCAACCCGTTATAGAAAAGGAGTTTGGCGAGAAGTATGATATGGTTCACATGAACATTGCCCAGTTCACCGCTCTGGCACTGGGTGGCGATCCTTTCAAGGTTTGTGGCTTCCAGACCCATTCGGTTGACCTGACTGATTTCCTGGAGACCCTCTGAATATTGGAAAAGATTATTGTGCATAACATCTATACAGGGTAAAAACGTATTTTTCTCAAGAATCTCACAGGTGTTTAATTTTGAGTACTATCAGCGAGAAGATATTCAGCCGGGCAGCCGGCAAAGAGGCAAAGGCCAATGATTTTGTGATAGCTGATATTGATTATGCAATGGCCCACGACGGTACCAGCATTCTGGCAGTCCGTTCTTTCCGCCAGATGGAAGTTGAAAAGGTCTGGGATCCTTCACGTATAGTGATCCCCTTTGATCACCTGGCACCAGCGAATTCCGATACTACGGCAGGTCTGCAAAAGGATATCAGGGGCTGGGTGCGTCAGCAGGGCATAAACAATTTCTATGATATTGGTAACGGTATTTGCCATCAGGTATTGCCTGAGAAGGGTTTTGCAATGCCGGGCAAGTTGATCGTGGGTGCTGATTCCCATTCCTGTACATATGGTGCCTTCGGTG harbors:
- a CDS encoding transcriptional regulator; this encodes MEEDELFSMNENQREIAKLLRRLHLSKPIARTLACLSCGEEVSSRKIESMSQLRQPEVSIAMNFLLKKKGWVKFEEIKRNEGKGRPIKVYKLAVPMDSIIESIEHEILSENQILLENINRLKQFS
- the hdrA gene encoding ferredoxin:CoB-CoM heterodisulfide reductase subunit HdrA, producing MNDTEKPSGIFICHCGGNISDNIDIKQLKKSFPDSKVFDYEYLCSNRGQQYLKNEIEHSSLERVVVGACTPAKHENLFKKCASECGINQDFLKVVNLREQCSWVHTDSDRATHKAFSMLNSGMLRLFRAQPIEQESLPVNPDALVIGGGISGINAALNLANSGVHTYLVEKETTIGGNVAKIGKIFSPEKLVEECAMCSLSPLMNEIASHPNIELLTHCEIRNIDSTTGNFQVSIIQNPRYITDKCVCCGKCAEVCPVVTENKFNCGSKDKKAISIKFAQAVPQIYSINPEHCIELKGGNCGRCREVCNVGAIDFSQKDKHIELQVGAIIAATGFDEYNPSSKPQFGYGRFPNVTTQMELARILGVNGPTHGKLMRPSDSKKPENVVMIQCVGSRDEKSSGNRYCSRYCCMAALKHASLIKKKYPDVNVTICYIDMRAFGLYEHYYRAVQEMGVQFVRGRPAEIAERDAGNLVVKVEDTLNQQLMELPADMVVLSAAMEPSEGTQQIAKMMDTNLSEDGFIKERHSKLRPVDTSKEGIFVCGSAQSPKDITDSIAQSGLAASRTHAFLAAGEISLDSHIAVVDSGVCTLCSKCGICPFGAISIEDEVKIDPLVCNGCGYCTSLCDEGAIHVRGYSREELLAEIEGLAEAGDTIVFASRNIAYSTIDNIGTSAQDYPSSTKIIKVPTTTIVTAEMLDIAFNRGICHVVFVEEPPDNQIGEIIYPLAEARFSEFKVEYGDRLHLKKAYIPHAKGLSDMFSSLKEVEE
- the hdrB gene encoding ferredoxin:CoB-CoM heterodisulfide reductase subunit HdrB, yielding MKELADVPVKGLLLFKSCMVSAEYPGIESSTKYVFDRLGVDYLVSGEQSCCTGLGHYFDLFDQMTTTAIAARNFAVAKKEGYTNITTMCATCYAINKKACSLLNNNRQVINLVNDNAEAAELADLKYEADSFDEVGNFNHVVEVLAKMADRIAEQSIIDFSNVKIATHHACHYYKIDYEDVAGNPEHPELIDHIAKACGGDVVEWYEDRTLTCGAGFSQRYVNREMSLKATHAKLESLKRAGVQLVLHMCPNCQVQYDRYQPVIEKEFGEKYDMVHMNIAQFTALALGGDPFKVCGFQTHSVDLTDFLETL
- the hdrC gene encoding ferredoxin:CoB-CoM heterodisulfide reductase subunit HdrC — its product is MNENYDTPKCESLVETVKKSLRTSDSIGIERCMQCGACTSSCPAARYSDYNPRNVMKRVKENDWSVIEDKTIWNCFYCYTCNLRCPRNNSPSQVAQVLRQMAINKGIGIERLSVLFEYPESFAKLGISQMPAPYIGQMEEDLGEQWQYLRDNLEDIREELGLGPLAIENERGEIKALLKGIGFEDRFARLKEMAAEGGEDE